From Bacilli bacterium, the proteins below share one genomic window:
- a CDS encoding RNA methyltransferase PUA domain-containing protein: protein MGLGKDGQTMQRYFVASGQFGDNCVTVVGEDARHIARVMRFRPGERIICCDG from the coding sequence ATGGGGCTAGGAAAGGATGGCCAAACGATGCAGCGCTATTTTGTGGCTTCCGGACAATTTGGGGACAATTGTGTTACGGTAGTCGGCGAAGACGCGCGCCATATTGCCCGGGTAATGCGCTTTCGCCCCGGCGAGCGAATCATCTGCTGTGACGGA
- a CDS encoding site-2 protease family protein: MNLDDLFAFPLDVFPFVFLALAAAFSVHECSHAWFAWKFGDDTAKNQGRVTLNPRRHLDVFGTILIFIAGFGWAKPVPVMRSKFKYPRLMGIIVSAAGPLSNLLLAFVALLLWYVLLSFGFNPETSRVNEAIHVQFNILISLNLILFIFNLIPVPPLDGYRIIADIVPQQTRARLSQIEHWGVFIFLLLVFIPPLRRITIDPLFSLQIDLYQGMVKLILKLFGAWG, encoded by the coding sequence TTGAATTTGGACGATTTATTTGCTTTTCCGCTCGACGTATTTCCTTTTGTGTTTTTGGCGTTGGCTGCCGCGTTTTCGGTTCATGAATGTTCCCATGCCTGGTTTGCCTGGAAATTCGGCGACGATACCGCGAAAAATCAAGGCAGGGTCACCCTGAATCCGCGCAGGCACCTGGATGTGTTCGGCACGATTCTAATTTTTATCGCCGGATTCGGCTGGGCAAAACCGGTGCCGGTCATGCGCTCCAAGTTCAAATACCCCAGATTGATGGGGATCATTGTTTCCGCGGCCGGGCCGCTAAGCAATTTGCTCTTGGCCTTTGTCGCCCTTTTGCTGTGGTACGTGCTGCTTTCCTTCGGTTTTAATCCGGAAACGTCGCGGGTGAACGAAGCGATTCACGTGCAATTCAATATATTGATCAGTTTGAATCTGATTTTGTTCATTTTCAACTTAATTCCCGTGCCGCCGCTGGACGGCTATCGCATCATCGCAGACATTGTGCCGCAGCAAACGCGGGCTAGGCTTTCACAAATCGAACATTGGGGCGTATTTATCTTTCTTTTGCTGGTGTTCATCCCGCCTTTGCGCAGAATAACCATCGATCCGCTGTTTTCGCTGCAGATTGATCTGTACCAGGGAATGGTAAAACTGATATTAAAGCTTTTTGGAGCATGGGGCTAG